A genome region from Oceanivirga salmonicida includes the following:
- the rpsO gene encoding 30S ribosomal protein S15 has protein sequence MKSKKEIIAEFGKNEKDTGASEVQVAILTERIAHLTEHLKTHPKDVHSRTGLLKMVGKRRRMLNYIKNRRIDDYRDLIEKLGLRK, from the coding sequence ATGAAATCAAAAAAAGAAATTATCGCAGAATTTGGTAAAAATGAAAAAGATACAGGGGCATCAGAAGTTCAAGTAGCAATTTTAACTGAAAGAATAGCTCACTTAACAGAACATTTGAAAACACACCCAAAAGATGTTCATTCAAGAACAGGATTATTAAAAATGGTTGGTAAAAGAAGAAGAATGTTAAATTACATCAAGAATAGAAGAATTGATGATTATAGAGATCTTATTGAAAAATTAGGTTTAAGAAAATAA